One region of Pogona vitticeps strain Pit_001003342236 chromosome 1, PviZW2.1, whole genome shotgun sequence genomic DNA includes:
- the LOC110085667 gene encoding MLX-interacting protein isoform X1: MPQAEEGARGKSSEPLPGMMMARPQIIHSGHFMVSEPHAEPDPDPDSNPEGVLSPGGSAASCLTGPGPGSRPGLGAAERERKAASGEKSAQAGKASGRAGYDFDTVNEGTCQIYRYGPRSSGALNIDASLTKLFECMSLAYSGKIVSPKWKTFKGLKLLQRDKIRLNNAIWRAWYLQYVEKRQNPVCNFVTPLECSDVEEHCKPEAVIMEGKYWKRQIGVVIREYHKWRTFFHTRVQKKMDRSVYGPPQKVADAVPGVELNSEVAGGSPMDLDPLHDLEAFLDTIYPSRNLYGGPNLRGLAHQGNADMIQPTLTQLHPFFGEEFMDTLDPIHAVSLANFPFIFHGLQWFSVASCATSISPDFFELLLSIPTITTRKEFITSCRSQPAVQAPTLLTDAAALGQCGPDVAPVALGAKELPPPRDPLIPLPVSLDVEPPTPLNGQQTFLPFFPTSPPRVSPPPPTPPVLHVQPQTTLVFSVITHTGSENNPSLSPSSPRSTFAAPTSAPAAKGGRGRQLQRIAPAPSSGHQAAPACPSLSHLLTTGPAPVPLTSVTNSVQVCGPSKLPAKLIPSSSTATDKSPQPISSAAFPATGSRTKERAMDKVVSNPQDTYSHQRYTAKGNCHSSFTSSDCVRRMIISSGFNTLANLVLPGSDQTNAKLSKAMLLQKSVAYVGRLQQERRQTQETVESLRSEIEELSTAIDEFQRQLPPSGAPVVPPQSDRASQLYEEYVCRRTLQDWRFWLFSVVIKPLFESYSRAVNTSSVKEFHQSVLNWLEQHCTLPVLRPAISGSLLKLSKITSILTHPARLPEQALQAVSCPPHSKGNS; this comes from the exons ATGCCGCAGGCAGAGGAAGGAGCCAGAGGGAAAAGCTCCGAGCCCCTGCCTGGGATGATGATGGCGCGCCCCCAGATCATCCACAGCGGCCACTTCATGGTGTCGGAGCCACACGCCGAGCCCGACCCGGATCCGGACTCCAATCCCGAGGGGGTCCTGAGCCCGGGGGGCTCCGCCGCTTCGTGCCTGACGGGGCCGGGGCCGGGGTCGAGGCCGGGGTTGGGCGCGGCGGAGCGAGAGAGGAAGGCCGCCTCGGGGGAGAAGTCGGCCCAGGCCGGGAAGGCCAGTGGCCGGGCCGGTTACGACTTCGACACGGTGAACGAGGGGACGTGCCAGATCTACCGCTACGGCCCGCGGAGCAGCGGAGCCCTCAACATCGACGCCTCCCTCACCAAGCTCTTCGAGTGCATGTCGCTGGCCTACAg TGGGAAAATTGTCTCTCCCAAATGGAAGACCTTTAAGGGGCTGAAGTTGCTACAACGTGACAAGATCCGCCTCAATAATGCCATTTGGAGGGCCTGGTATCTGCAGT ATGTGGAGAAGCGGCAGAACCCTGTGTGCAACTTCGTGACTCCGCTGGAGTGCAGCGATGTAGAGGAGCACTGCAAACCTGAG GCTGTCATCATGGAGGGAAAATACTGGAAACGCCAAATCGGGGTTGTTATTCGGGAATATCACAAATGGAGGACCTTTTTTCATACCCGA GTCCAAAAGAAGATGGACAGATCAGTCTATGGTCCTCCTCAG AAAGTAGCTGATGCTGTTCCAGGGGTGGAGCTGAACAGTGAAGTGGCAGGTGGGAGCCCCATGGACCTTGACCCTTTGCATGACCTGGAAGCATTTCTGGACACCATTTACCCCAGCCGCAATCTGTATGGTGGCCCAAACCTACGAGGCCTTG CTCACCAGGGTAATGCAGACATGATCCAGCCCACCCTGACTCAACTACACCCATTCTTTGGAGAGGAATTCATGGACACCTTAGACCCCATTCATG CAGTCAGCCTGGCTAACTTTCCTTTCATCTTTCATGGCCTCCAGTGGTTCAGCGTTGCTTCATGTGCCACTTCTATTTCTCCTGACTTCTTTGAACTTCTCTTATCAATTCCAACAATCACTACAAGGAAAG AATTCATTACTTCTTGCCGTTCCCAGCCTGCAGTCCAG gCTCCTACACTGCTGACAGACGCAGCTGCCTTGGGTCAGTGTGGCCCAGATGTGGCTCCAGTTGCCCTTGGCGCCAAGGAACTTCCACCTCCCAGAGACCCTCTCATCCCCCTTCCAGTCTCCCTGGATGTAGAGCCACCGACGCCTCTGAACGGACAACAGACTTTCTTGCCATTTTTCCCTACCTCTCCACCAAGAGTCAGCCCACCACCACCCACGCCTCCTGTCTTGCATGTTCAACCTCAAACTACCTTAGTTTTCTCTGTCATCACACACACAGGATCAGAAAATAACCCCTCACTGTCCCCATCTTCACCCAGGAGCACTTTTGCTGCACCAACGTCAGCTCCCGCAGCCAAGGGTGGGAGGGGCAGACAACTACAACGAATTGCTCCAGCACCCTCCTCTGGTCATCAGGCAGCACCGGCCTGTCCCTCTCTCAGTCACCTGCTTACAACTG GTCCTGCCCCAGTGCCCCTCACTTCAGTCACAAACTCTGTACAG GTGTGTGGACCCTCAAAGCTTCCTGCTAAGCTCATACCAAGCTCATCCACTGCAACAGATAAGTCTCCTCAGCCCATCTCTTCTGCTGCCTTCCCTGCCACCG GTAGCAGAACCAAGGAAAGAGCTATGGATAAAGTAGTCAGCAATCCCCAAGATACATACAGCCATCAACGCTACACTGCTAAG GGAAACTGCCATTCAAGTTTTACGTCTTCTGACTGTGTCCGTCGCATGATCATCAGCTCCGGCTTTAATACTCTTGCTAATCTGGTGCTGCCAGGATCTGATCAGACAAATGCTAAG CTCAGTAAAGCTATGCTTCTACAGAAGAGTGTGGCCTATGTTGGAAGGTTGCAGCAAGAGCGCAGACAAACTCAGGAGACAGTAGAAAGTCTGCGGAGTGAAATTGAAGAGCTGAGCACTGCCATTGA TGAGTTCCAGCGCCAGCTTCCACCTAGTGGAGCCCCTGTGGTGCCACCTCAGTCAGATCGAGCTTCTCAACTCTATGAAGAATATGTGTGCCGACGCACCTTGCAGGACTGGCGCTTTTGGCTT TTCAGTGTGGTGATTAAGCCATTGTTTGAGAGCTACAGCAGAGCAGTGAACACAAGCAGTGTTAAGGAATTCCACCAATCAGTATTGAACTGGTTGGAGCAGCATTGTACCCTACCCGTCTTGCGTCCAG cTATCTCTGGCTCTCTACTAAAACTCAGCAAGATCACATCTATATTGACTCATCCGGCCCGTTTGCCTGAGCAAGCCCTACAGGCAGTGTCTTGCCCGCCACACAGCAAAGGCAATAGTTAG
- the LOC110085667 gene encoding MLX-interacting protein isoform X2, with the protein MPQAEEGARGKSSEPLPGMMMARPQIIHSGHFMVSEPHAEPDPDPDSNPEGVLSPGGSAASCLTGPGPGSRPGLGAAERERKAASGEKSAQAGKASGRAGYDFDTVNEGTCQIYRYGPRSSGALNIDASLTKLFECMSLAYSGKIVSPKWKTFKGLKLLQRDKIRLNNAIWRAWYLQYVEKRQNPVCNFVTPLECSDVEEHCKPEAVIMEGKYWKRQIGVVIREYHKWRTFFHTRVQKKMDRSVYGPPQKVADAVPGVELNSEVAGGSPMDLDPLHDLEAFLDTIYPSRNLYGGPNLRGLAHQGNADMIQPTLTQLHPFFGEEFMDTLDPIHEFITSCRSQPAVQAPTLLTDAAALGQCGPDVAPVALGAKELPPPRDPLIPLPVSLDVEPPTPLNGQQTFLPFFPTSPPRVSPPPPTPPVLHVQPQTTLVFSVITHTGSENNPSLSPSSPRSTFAAPTSAPAAKGGRGRQLQRIAPAPSSGHQAAPACPSLSHLLTTGPAPVPLTSVTNSVQVCGPSKLPAKLIPSSSTATDKSPQPISSAAFPATGSRTKERAMDKVVSNPQDTYSHQRYTAKGNCHSSFTSSDCVRRMIISSGFNTLANLVLPGSDQTNAKLSKAMLLQKSVAYVGRLQQERRQTQETVESLRSEIEELSTAIDEFQRQLPPSGAPVVPPQSDRASQLYEEYVCRRTLQDWRFWLFSVVIKPLFESYSRAVNTSSVKEFHQSVLNWLEQHCTLPVLRPAISGSLLKLSKITSILTHPARLPEQALQAVSCPPHSKGNS; encoded by the exons ATGCCGCAGGCAGAGGAAGGAGCCAGAGGGAAAAGCTCCGAGCCCCTGCCTGGGATGATGATGGCGCGCCCCCAGATCATCCACAGCGGCCACTTCATGGTGTCGGAGCCACACGCCGAGCCCGACCCGGATCCGGACTCCAATCCCGAGGGGGTCCTGAGCCCGGGGGGCTCCGCCGCTTCGTGCCTGACGGGGCCGGGGCCGGGGTCGAGGCCGGGGTTGGGCGCGGCGGAGCGAGAGAGGAAGGCCGCCTCGGGGGAGAAGTCGGCCCAGGCCGGGAAGGCCAGTGGCCGGGCCGGTTACGACTTCGACACGGTGAACGAGGGGACGTGCCAGATCTACCGCTACGGCCCGCGGAGCAGCGGAGCCCTCAACATCGACGCCTCCCTCACCAAGCTCTTCGAGTGCATGTCGCTGGCCTACAg TGGGAAAATTGTCTCTCCCAAATGGAAGACCTTTAAGGGGCTGAAGTTGCTACAACGTGACAAGATCCGCCTCAATAATGCCATTTGGAGGGCCTGGTATCTGCAGT ATGTGGAGAAGCGGCAGAACCCTGTGTGCAACTTCGTGACTCCGCTGGAGTGCAGCGATGTAGAGGAGCACTGCAAACCTGAG GCTGTCATCATGGAGGGAAAATACTGGAAACGCCAAATCGGGGTTGTTATTCGGGAATATCACAAATGGAGGACCTTTTTTCATACCCGA GTCCAAAAGAAGATGGACAGATCAGTCTATGGTCCTCCTCAG AAAGTAGCTGATGCTGTTCCAGGGGTGGAGCTGAACAGTGAAGTGGCAGGTGGGAGCCCCATGGACCTTGACCCTTTGCATGACCTGGAAGCATTTCTGGACACCATTTACCCCAGCCGCAATCTGTATGGTGGCCCAAACCTACGAGGCCTTG CTCACCAGGGTAATGCAGACATGATCCAGCCCACCCTGACTCAACTACACCCATTCTTTGGAGAGGAATTCATGGACACCTTAGACCCCATTCATG AATTCATTACTTCTTGCCGTTCCCAGCCTGCAGTCCAG gCTCCTACACTGCTGACAGACGCAGCTGCCTTGGGTCAGTGTGGCCCAGATGTGGCTCCAGTTGCCCTTGGCGCCAAGGAACTTCCACCTCCCAGAGACCCTCTCATCCCCCTTCCAGTCTCCCTGGATGTAGAGCCACCGACGCCTCTGAACGGACAACAGACTTTCTTGCCATTTTTCCCTACCTCTCCACCAAGAGTCAGCCCACCACCACCCACGCCTCCTGTCTTGCATGTTCAACCTCAAACTACCTTAGTTTTCTCTGTCATCACACACACAGGATCAGAAAATAACCCCTCACTGTCCCCATCTTCACCCAGGAGCACTTTTGCTGCACCAACGTCAGCTCCCGCAGCCAAGGGTGGGAGGGGCAGACAACTACAACGAATTGCTCCAGCACCCTCCTCTGGTCATCAGGCAGCACCGGCCTGTCCCTCTCTCAGTCACCTGCTTACAACTG GTCCTGCCCCAGTGCCCCTCACTTCAGTCACAAACTCTGTACAG GTGTGTGGACCCTCAAAGCTTCCTGCTAAGCTCATACCAAGCTCATCCACTGCAACAGATAAGTCTCCTCAGCCCATCTCTTCTGCTGCCTTCCCTGCCACCG GTAGCAGAACCAAGGAAAGAGCTATGGATAAAGTAGTCAGCAATCCCCAAGATACATACAGCCATCAACGCTACACTGCTAAG GGAAACTGCCATTCAAGTTTTACGTCTTCTGACTGTGTCCGTCGCATGATCATCAGCTCCGGCTTTAATACTCTTGCTAATCTGGTGCTGCCAGGATCTGATCAGACAAATGCTAAG CTCAGTAAAGCTATGCTTCTACAGAAGAGTGTGGCCTATGTTGGAAGGTTGCAGCAAGAGCGCAGACAAACTCAGGAGACAGTAGAAAGTCTGCGGAGTGAAATTGAAGAGCTGAGCACTGCCATTGA TGAGTTCCAGCGCCAGCTTCCACCTAGTGGAGCCCCTGTGGTGCCACCTCAGTCAGATCGAGCTTCTCAACTCTATGAAGAATATGTGTGCCGACGCACCTTGCAGGACTGGCGCTTTTGGCTT TTCAGTGTGGTGATTAAGCCATTGTTTGAGAGCTACAGCAGAGCAGTGAACACAAGCAGTGTTAAGGAATTCCACCAATCAGTATTGAACTGGTTGGAGCAGCATTGTACCCTACCCGTCTTGCGTCCAG cTATCTCTGGCTCTCTACTAAAACTCAGCAAGATCACATCTATATTGACTCATCCGGCCCGTTTGCCTGAGCAAGCCCTACAGGCAGTGTCTTGCCCGCCACACAGCAAAGGCAATAGTTAG